The DNA segment ATTTAGGACACTTTTTGTACTATCTCCAGGGAAATATATGGAGAAATGAAGGAGGCTCTGGGTTGATCATCATTTACAAACAAAACTGCACTTGCTAAGGtgaataacatatatataaaattccaaATAATGCAGATTTAATACAATTGATGAGATTATACTTGGCTGAACACTATCATGAGAGTTAGGAAAAATTATGGAAGAATTTCTGGAGGATCAAGACTaaaattactctttttaaaaaattgaaaaatgaatcatggtaaaaaaaattaaaaaggtaagTATAACAATGTTAACCGAACAGACAATAGATATCATATGGtgtaattatttaataatgtGGGCAGATtgccttttttaatatttattttaacagcTAAATTAATTCATATTATGCTTTTGTTTCATATATATCTACGCAAAGACCTTTCACCATAAAGAGAACTTAGGTCAAGATATATTCCTACATTTGAAGTGTTCTTTTAATACCTTAAATAATGTCAGAGTTGAATAAGTTGTAGCAAACATATTCACTTAGAAAATATCTCTACATGTGCTTTCTTTGGAATCTTGAAACTCTAAATTTACAGTCTCATTATCTCACTATTTCATTTAAGGAATTaattgctttttggtatttagaACCTCAATAACCATGATTGGTTAACAACATCTTAAAATATGAGTACTAAAACTTCTTTTGTTATAGGGTTTGGGGCTAGGTATTAAAGATTTAAAGGGTGTAAAATGCTTACTGTAGTGTTTGGTGCATAGAGCTCTTTCAGGATGagttgaaattattattttattactatattATACACACCTGATCTAGAGATAGTGTGTAAACAAAGGACCATATTCACATCTTAGCCCTGAGTAACTTTGTGTGACAGCTCACAAGATGGCTTTGAGGATTCGATGAAATAAAGTATGTGAAAACTATGCTTTGCAAGTGTAATTCTGTTTCCCTTGTATCAATAATTAATTGGCAGAGTAACTTGGAATTTTGTCACTGGTATACACTACCTCAACTTCCTATCTGATTATTTTTCATCTTACAGAAGATAAAGATTTCATGAAACACAATTTAAcactaaacaggaaaaaaaggataaacaaaaattcacttactttttaaattttctcagaAACTGCTTTACTCAGCTAGTTGATTTTGTTGTTGCACATGCctcatagctttaaaaaaaaagagagagagagagagagggagaagttcctcggtggtctagtggttatagCGCTTAGGATAAAGCATTTTCACTGCtatggtccaggttcaatccctggtgggggaactgagatctcccaagttgcacagcacagccaaaatctTTAAGAAATGGAGGGCATCATGTCGTGAGTATACAAAGTACTTTATGCCTATGATTAATGTCTGCAATCCTGAATTGGAATAAAGAATTTCCTCCTGACATCAATTTCCTGGCCTTAAAGGGTGTTTGTAGTTATATGCAATTAAGTTAATCAATGATAACCATCCAAACTCTTATATAAAAACAGGATAAGTCCACTCACTGAAGAAAAATTCATAcaagatagataaataaaaattgacaTGAAAAATCAAATGCCCAGTTTGCACCAAGTAGCTATGCAAGAAAATTtacattcaaaaacaaatttttgaGTATGGAAAAACATACTATATAGCAAAATTCTCTCATTATATACTTCAGGAAATTGACGTCCTTAAATTTCTTGCTCAATTCTAAACTACTAAGATAGATTTGAATAAAACAAGCCTTcatagttcccatgaagtgaagtaaagtgaaagtcactcagttgtatccgactctttgcgaccccatggactatagagtccatggaattctccaggccaggatactggagtgggtagcctttcccttctccaggggatcttcccagcccagggattgaacccaggtctctcacattgcaggtggattctttaccagctgagccaggagggaagcaaGCCCAGTTCCCATGGGAAAGATATAATTATTCAAGTATAATAACATATCTGAATTTGAATAAGGTTatcttttttagctttttaatttaTACCAgagtatagatgatttacaaggttgtgttagtttctgctctacagtaaggtgattcagttatacatattcacatatctattctttttcaaatgctttttttgtttagtttgttacataatattgagtagagttccctgtgctataacagtaggtccttgttgaatatctattttaaatatagctgtatgtacatgtcaaccccaaattccctaactatcccttccaccAACTCTTccctccctggtaaccataaattctgAACAACGCAATCCTGATAATGCTTCCTAGGTTGTCTCCAGTCTCGTCTTCTCCCATAACTATGTCAATGCTTTTAATCTTCTCAATATTTCAGTAATGCCTTGCAGCAGTATTTCTGATAATGACCCATCTGACTCCTGGACTCCATGCCACATCTACTCTATCAGACACCTGGAGATAGGCATCATGTTAACAGTCTCTTCAGCTAAAATTTTCACAAGCAAAGTATGAAAACCATTACTTTGGAGTATCGGAACAACAGtcacttatttaatcctcaccagaGCCCAAAGACAGTTATTCCCATATTTATTAAACAGAGTAGGAAACTGACCTTCAGCGAGGTTATTTGTTTAAGGTAGTTGCCTTTATTTTGTAGAGTCATGAAAAGTAATTAAGTCACCTGGTGTCACATTCATTTAATTATCTCCCTTCCCAAGTTACTGTACCCAGTCTCCTATGACTAGTTCATAATTGTGCACATTGCATAACTGTGTTTTGTCACTTCTCAAAATACTTCTATCTTTCCTGTCATTTTCCTGCTATAGGTGAAACAAATTGAAGATAATGGAACTAAATAACAAAAGCCATCCTGAAGAATTTATTCTACTAGGCTTTGCTGACCATCCTTGGCTAGAGCTTCCTCTATTCATTATTCTGCTTATAACATACCCCATGGCCATGATGGGAAACATAGCCATTATTCTGGTGTCCAAGTTAGACCCCTGTCTGCACAGccccatgtatttcttcctcaCCAACCTCTCCTTTTTGGACATGTGCTACACCACAAGCATTGTCCCTCAGATGCTCTTTAACCTGGGAACGTCTAAGAAGACAATCAGCTATATAGGGTGTGCTGTTCAGCTTTATTTCTTCCACATGATGGGGGGCGCAGAATGTCTGCTTTTGGCTCTTATGTCTTTTGATCGctacgtggccatctgcaagcctctACACTACACCCTCATCATGAATCGGTGCATCTGTATCTTATTAGTGGCCACTGTGTGGCTGAGTGGAATGACCTATGCTGTCTCAGAGGCCACTGTCACCTTACAGTTACCGCTGTGTGGTCACAATACCCTGGATCACTTGCTATGTGAGATTCCTGTTCTGATAAAGACTGCCTGTGGCAAAAAGGGGGCTAATGAGCTCACACTTTCTGTggtatgcatttttttcttagctGTGCCACTATGCTTAATTCTAATTTCCTATGCTTGCATTGGACATGCTGTATTTAAGATTAAATCtttggagggaaggaaaaaagccTTTGGGACATGTTCTTcccatctcattgtagttttcctATTTTATGGTCCAGCCATTAGCATGTACCTTCAGCCCCCCTCCTCCATCTCAAGAGACCAGCCCAAGTTCATGGCTCTCTTCTATGGAGTAGTGACTCCTACACTCAACCCTTTCATCTATACTCTGAGGAATAAGGATGTAAAGGGGGCACTGGGCAACCTCATGGGGAGTGTATTCACGTGCAAGTGAGAGTTAGCAGAcatcaaatgaaattatttgacCATTGAGGTAGGTTTTATAGAGGTTTCTTTAATAACTCACTCTAGCCTCTTATGTCCACAGATCATTTGATGTTCTTTTTGCAAAATGTGTCATATTCCTCATATTCCTAAGCAATGGTAATTCTTGGCTAATACTCACCAGTAAGGGCATTCTGTGGAAATGTattgttgcttccatgtcctggctgttgtaaacagtgctgcgatgaacattggggtacacatgtttctttcacttctgatttcctcggtgtgtatgcccagcagtgggattgctgggtcatagggcaattctatttccagctttttaaggaatctccacgctgttctccatagtggctgtactagtttgcattctcaccaacagtataagaaggttcccttttctccacaccctctccagcatttattgcttgtagacttttggatcgcagccattctgactggcatgaaatggtacctaattgtggtcttgatttgcatttctctgatcatgagtgatgttgagcatcttttcatgtgtttgttagccatctgtatgtcttctttggagtaatgtctgttcagttctttggcccattttttgattgggttgtttatttttctggaattgagctgcaggagttgcttgtgtatttttgagattaattctttgtcagttgcttcatttgctattattttctcccattctgcaggctgtcttttcaccttgcttatagtttcctttgttgtgcagaagcttttaagtttaattaggtcccatttgtttatttttgcttttatttccaatactctggaAGATGGGTCATAGATGATCCTgttgtaatttatgtcagagagttttgcctatgttttcctctaggagttttatagtttctggtcttacgtttagatctttaatccattttgagtttatttctgtgtatggtgttagaaagtgttctagtttcatt comes from the Capricornis sumatraensis isolate serow.1 chromosome 22, serow.2, whole genome shotgun sequence genome and includes:
- the LOC138069508 gene encoding olfactory receptor 2B11-like; protein product: MELNNKSHPEEFILLGFADHPWLELPLFIILLITYPMAMMGNIAIILVSKLDPCLHSPMYFFLTNLSFLDMCYTTSIVPQMLFNLGTSKKTISYIGCAVQLYFFHMMGGAECLLLALMSFDRYVAICKPLHYTLIMNRCICILLVATVWLSGMTYAVSEATVTLQLPLCGHNTLDHLLCEIPVLIKTACGKKGANELTLSVVCIFFLAVPLCLILISYACIGHAVFKIKSLEGRKKAFGTCSSHLIVVFLFYGPAISMYLQPPSSISRDQPKFMALFYGVVTPTLNPFIYTLRNKDVKGALGNLMGSVFTCK